TAAAAACGAACAATATAAAGAAGAAAAACAAGAAACAATGCTCAAGATAGTAATGATTATGTTATGCGGAATAGGTACCGGCTATCTGCTCCGCAACAAGAAAATGAGTTTTATCGGCCGTATCATCACGGTGCTGATATGGGTACTCCTGTTCCTGCTCGGTATCGAGGTAGGTTCTAACCCTCGTATCATCAGCGGTCTTCAGACCCTGGGACTTGAGGCGATAGCCCTGACCTTGGGAGGCAGTCTGGGTAGTGCACTCTTTGCTTGGGCATTGTGGAAGTATGTTACAGCAAAGCAGGCTAAATCGTCGGCTCACGCTGAAACCGGGAAAGGAGGCAAGGCATGAAAGGCAGTTTGATTATCGTAAGCTTCTTTGTTCTGGGTATCATCGTAGGCTTGTGTGATGTGATTCCGGCAGGTCTTCTGGACAGCGACGTGAGCTATTGTGCACTCTGCTGCCTGATGTTCTGCGTAGGTATCAGCATCGGTTGCGATACCTCAGTGCTGAAGAGTTTCAAGAAGGTGAATCCCCGTCTGATGATGCTCCCTGTGATGACCATTCTGGGTACGCTGGCAGGTTGTGCCGCCGTATCTCTCATCTTGAGCCACCGCCAGCTTACCGATTGTCTGGCTATAGGTTCAGGATTCGGATATTACTCACTTTCTAGTATCTTCATCACCGAATACAGGGGCGCCGAACTGGGAACTATCGCCCTTCTTGCCAACATCTTCCGCGAGATTCTCACCCTGCTGTGTGCTCCGCTGCTGGCAAAATACTTCGGCAAACTGGCACCTATCAGTGTAGGTGGAGCCACGACCATGGATACAACGTTGCCTATCATCACCCGATATTCGGGCGAGAGTTTCATCATCGTTTCCATCTTCCATGGCTTCTGTGTCGACTTTTCTGTACCCTTCCTGGTTACTTTCTTCTGTTCTTTGTAGAAATAGCTAAAAGCAGTTCTTAAGACCTAAATAAAAAAGCCCCCGATGCGTTATGCACCGAGGGCTTTGCTATGTCGAATCAAAATTTAAAAAACATCTTTTTTTTACCTTTTTACCTTTAAAGAGCAGCCTTGCTGGCTTAACATCCCGCTAGGCTTTTTTACCTTTTTACTTTTTTACCTTTAAAGAGTGCAGCTGGTAACTCCGAGCGTAGTAGCGATGGCTGTAAGGACGGAGATTGCAATCTGCAAAATCGTTTTCCAAGTATTTGCTTTCATAATCTTTATTTTAATGTTTAATGTTGAATGTTGAGTGTTGAGTGTTGACTTTTTGAATGTTGAATGTTAACTTGGTGGGGGGATGCGCTGGCTTCCGTCAGGCGTTAGGGAGAGACGCACCCCCGTTAGGCACTCCTGCGGGTTTTGCCCTCAGGCGAGGGCTTTATTCAAGCCCGTCGCCGCTATCCTGAGAGCCGCCTCCGCCGCCTTCTTGGGTTCCGCCACCGGTAGTACCTGAGCCGCCCTGGCTGGTGTCAGAGCCACCGCCCTGAGTTGTGTCACCACCGCCTGTGGTGCCCTCCTCGTCGGTGCCGATATAGCCGCCGTACTCCTGAATCTTGCACTTCTTGCGCAGCTCGGCATTGCTCCAGCTCTTCGTGTTTCTCACAATCAGGTGCACGCCCTCCACGCTGGCAGCCGTCACCTTCTCCTTGGTATCCTCCGCCTTGGAGCTCATACCGATGGAGAACAATCCGAGGTCAGAGAGACGCACGCTCTTGCCGTCGAGAATCAGCTCCTGCAGATGGTCGAGTGCATCCATCAGCACACCGTGGATGGTACCACGAGAGTATGGCGAGCCGTGGTCGGAGATATGCGATACGAATCCCTCGAAGTCCACTTCGCGGTCGGTTACCGAAGTAGCATACCACTTCTTCTTACCTGCGTTTTCACCAGTCTGAGGTGTGCGCTGTACTTTACGATATTTCAATGTTCCTTTTACTTCCATAATCTTTAGTTTTAATGTTGAATGTTAAATTAATAGTGTTGAATGTTGAATGTTGAATGTTGACTTGGCGGGGTGCACAAGCCTTTCTTGAACGACAGTGCAAAGATACGCCAATTTCCCGATACCACCAAATTTCAGCGTGTGATAAGGCGCGATTTTCAGCACGCTTTCAATCCGAAACCTGTTAAACAATCTAACTCGCCGTTTTGCGCCCCGCAACTCATACTTTTTCAGAAGAGAAACCATAGAGTTAAAGAGAAGAAAACACAGCACCTTATTCAGTATTCAGTTATTCAGTTTTTTTTAAGGGTTTACTTTTTACCCCCTTAAAAAGTAAAGTTTATATACTATCTATATATCTATATATATAAATATATATATAATATAATATAATAATAAAAAATACATTACAAAATAACCAATCCCTTTCTTCTGGGTTTTCAAACCCTTTATCTATGTAAGGGTTTAAAAAAAAACTGAATAACTGAATACTGAATACGGAACAAGGCAATTGCAGAAAGGATTGTTCTTATATTTTTCGCGCACTTATAAACATTTTCTCAATTTTTATCAGAAAACTCTTGCAGATATGAAAATAAAATCGTAACTTTGCTGATGCAATAGAAATATTAATAACATTGGGATTATGAAGCAGGTAGAAGAAAGATATATCAGTTTTGAAGCCAGCAAGATGGCATATCGTGATATCAAGAATTCAATTGATACCGCCAAGCGAGAAGGTAAAGAAGAGGGCCTGGCTGAAGGCTGGGAGAAGGGCCTGGCTGAAGGCATGGAAAAGGGCTTGGCTGAAGGCATGGAAAAGGGCTTGGCTGAAGGCATGGAAATGGGCTTGGTAAAAGGCTTGGCTGAAGGCATGGAGAAGGGCATGAACAAGCGAAGCCTTGAGATTGCCAGAAAGATGCTGGCGAATGGTATGGATGCTGCCACGGTGATGGAAATAACAGGATTGTCGGAGAGTCAGTTACAGCAGCTGAAAGGATAAGGAACTGCCTGGAGAAACGAATGATCTCCGAGGCTGCATCTTTGACATCTATTGTGTTACCGACGATGATAAACATTTCATCGTTGAGATGCAGAACAGATGGGTACCTTTCTTTGCGGCTGCACCCTTTCGGCTAGCCCCACACGCCCTGAAGGGGCAGAAGCTCCTAGCCCAGGGCAACACCCTGGGTATTAATGAAATATAAACTAACGCCCTGTAAGGGCAAAAGCTTTAAAAATATTCGAATTTTAATCTATAGGCTTATGGTACATGTAAATGAAACAATAGTTATATATTCACTTTTGCGTGATTTTTCTTGCTGAAAAGTTTGTTTTATCAAAGATTATTCGTATCTTTGCAGCGTCAGTCCTCGCCAAGCCTCTTAACAATGCTCAAATCGTGCGAGGCGTTTTTTATTTATACACATTTGAATATGGCAAATCTTATACCTTTTACAAAACGATTTGAATCTTCAGAAAATCTCGTTAATTTGCTTGAATCACGAGGTTTACAGATTTATGATAGGAACAAAGCCATACAGTACCTTGACAATATTGGTTATTACAGATTGTCTGCTTATATGTATCCTTTGTTGAAGATGCCCAAGACTGCACATTTATACAAGGAAGGTTCATCCTTCAAGAAAGTGATGATGCTTTATCGTTTTGATAAGAAACTGAGACTACTCATGTTCAATGAGATAGAAAAGATTGAAATTGCTATCCCAAAATAACATGGTTGTTCATTCTGTTTCCCGAAATTGACTTAAAAGCTCTCGGCTTTCCGCAGGGATGGCGAATGGAACCATTATGGAGGTAATTTCAAGTGAAACTGCTATTTTGTGCAAATCTATGTGATTCTGTATTCAGTTCCATCGGTTGTAGGTAGTTCGCAAAACGAAAATAGCTTACAGAATGAAGAAATTTTATAGCATCTTCTTCATCTTCGATTGTCAGCCCGCGTTCTTTCAGAATGTCAAGTTGACAATAAAAATCCATTGCTTGTTTTGTGTACTGCATATTACTTCAGTATAATATAAAACACGAAGTCCTGCCGTGGTACGCTTTCAAGAAGAGGCGTGGCAGGAACTGTTGCTGCAAAATTACTAATTTCATTCCAAAATGCCAACTTTTTTTTAAAGAATATGCATTCTAAATATGCTATTTAACATTGTATAACGGAATTTCGGTCAACGAACCATCTCATGTCATTTGATACTTTCTTCATACTTCTTTTCTTTTGATTCTATTTTGCGAAGATACAAAAGAATCCGAATAACCGGAAACCATTTCATCTTTCTTATATTTTTCGCGCACTAATAAACATTCTCCCTTTGCCAGTAACTTTTTCTAAAACTTTTCCCCGATTTTCTTGCGTGTTTCGAAATAAAAGTTTATCTTTGCGGCAGATTTACAGAATCTAAACTGATAATTTATGGGTAGATACATCAACCCCTTTACCGACTGGGGCTTCAAGCGTCTCTTCGGTCAAGAGTTCAGCAAGGACTTGCTGATTAATTTTTTGAACGACTTGTTTGAAGGTGAGTTTCAAATCAAGGACGTAACATTCAAGGATAAGGAACAGCTTGGAGATACTAATGATCTCCGTGGCTGCATCTTTGATATCTATTGTGTTACCGACGATGACAAGCATTTCATCGTTGAGATGCAGAACAGATGGGTACCTTTCTTTGTGAACCGTTCCATCTATTATGCTAGTAAGGCTTTTGTTGCCCAACGCAAGAAATTTGATGAAGCTGGTGTCCGCACAGCTATTTTATACCAGTTTGTACCGGTTTATGTGGTTTGCATCATGAATTTTATGCCAAGGGAGCATGAGGTGACAAAGTTTAGGACAGACGTTGCTTTGAGGGAGAAGTCTAGTGACTCGATGTTTTCTGACAAGCTTCGTTTCATCTATCTTTCTCTTCCTTTCTTTGATAAGAGTGAGGAAGAATGCGAGACAGGTTTTGAAAAATGGATTTATGTTTTGAAGTATATGGAAGTATTGGAAAGATTGCCTTTTACGGCACAGAAGAAGATATTCGATCATCTTGCTAAATTGGCGGATGTTCGTTGCTTGAGTAGTGAGGAGCAGGAAAAATACGATGAAAGTATTAAGGCCGCCGATGATTACTACTCCGGCCTTTATGGCTCTTATGTTGAAGGAGAGGAAAAGGGAATGGCTAAAGGTAGAGCAGAAGGAATGGCTAAAGGGATGGCTAAAGGAATGGCTAAAGGGATGGCTAAAGAAAAGTTAGACACAGCTTACCGCCTTTTGTCAATGGGTCTTTCTGAAGCGCAAGTATCAACGGCCACCGAGCTTCCGCTGGAGGAAATTCAGAAAATGAGGAAATAAGAACTGGCATTGAAAAATTGATTTCTGTATTGAAGTATATGGAAATGGATGAAGTATTTAAGAATTTGCCTTTAGCGGAACAAAAGAAGATGCTCGATCATCTTGCAAAATTGCCAGATGTTCGTTTCTTGAGTAGTGAGGAGCGGGAAAAATACGATGAAAGTATTAAGGCTGTTGATGATTACTACTCCGGCCTTTATGGCTCTTATGTTGAAGGCGAGGAAAAGGGAATAGCTAAAGGTAGAGCAGAAGCTCGTGCAGAAGGTGAATTATCTAAAGGTTTGACAATAGCCCGTAACTTGTTGTCAATGGGTATGTCTTGGTCGCAAATCATGCAGGCTACCGGATTGACAGAAGAAGAATTGAAGCCGCTTCTGGCGTAGTGTATATCTCGGCTGCACCCTTTCGGCTTGCCCCACACGCCCTGAAGGGGCAGAAGCTCCTAGCCCAGGGCAACACCCTGGGTATTAAGGAAATATGAACCAACGCCCTGTAAGGGCAAAAGCTTTAAAAATATTCGAATTTTAATCTATAGGCTTATGGTGCATGTAAATGAAACAATAATTATACAGAGCTCTTCTCCCAAGATGGCAGAATGGGTGAAGAGACTGAAGGCTCATAAAGCTGAGCAACTGGAGAAGTTGCGCAACGTAGAGAAGTGTGACTTTGAATTTCAGTTCTGATGCGAGCCAATATATGATACCAGCCTCCCCTAATACTTTCTGATAACTTTTTCTAAAACTTTTCCCCGATTTTCTTGCATGTTTCGAAATAATGATGTACCTTTGCTCTAATAAAAAGAAGTATTTATGACAGGAGAAGAGATGAAAATATATCTAAAGCAAAGTGGAATTCCTCTTGCAACAATTGCAGAAGGTCTTGGAATCAGTCCTCAGAACCTGAATGGTAGGTTGAAGGCTAAAAGTCTGAAGACGGACTTTGTAGCGCAAATTAGGGCTGTCATTGATAGCTACGCATCCTCTCTGTCGACAGAAATGGAAGGGGACGTGATGGATTCGAATGTTAACGGCTCGAATAATATGGCAGGTCAGTCATCTGTAGATTTGGCCTTGCAGCGAGAGACTGAGGTTTTGCGCAAGCAGAATGAGTTTCAACAGAAACTGATTGAAGCACAGCAGAAACAGATTGCAACCCTGCTCGCTCTCGCAAGTAAGAACATTATAAATAATTGATATGAAAAAAATATTTTTATTCTTAGTTCTAGCTTTGTCCAGTATGAGTATTTGGGCACAGCATACAGTATATTGTGAAATAATGCAGTTTAATCCGGCAGGACTGGGGGCTTCGGTTATATCCGTAGACTTCGGGAATAAAGGGGCTGATGAGTTGGTAGACGAGAATGGTAAGAAGATTAAATTCAATTCCTCTATTGATGTACTCATGTATATGGAGAAAAGAGGATGGAATGTCGTGTCTGCATTCTCGGTAATACATGACCCCGGCATTTCCAAGGCTGTTCCTGTCGTTCACTATCTCATGAAGAAGATTGTCTCAGATTATTCTGAGATAATGAATGGTATCCATACGAAGAAAGCTACCACGCAACAAAAGCAGAAGAAAACTCTTGGGGATGATGGATACTTTAATTAATCCTGTAATGTGCAAGGAGTAACCTCGCTGCTGACGGCAAGTATCTCGGCTCTACGGTTGCAGCCAACGGTGCAGCCTCTTATGCTGTATCTGAGTCTTTGGTTATCGCCAAAGTGGGTAAGAATTCTATCAAGATTGCGATGAAATAATGATTGTGCAGAGCGTGCATCTAGCATAAAATCATATAAGTCGGGAAGATGCAGTAGCTTATAAGGAACTTCTTAAAGGTATGACATGGGAAGAACTTATTGTCTATTATCAACCAATTAAAAATATAACGAATATGGTAGAAGATTATACAGCAGAAGAGTTGAATAAACTCATCAATGAGTGTCGGAAGAAGTACGAAAAACTTGAAAAAGAGACCGTCATGAAGGCTCTGACTGGCGAGATTGGTACGAACTCCGCAATGGTGGAAGAGTTGGAGATTCTCAACATCCACTATCACGATGAAATGGATGAGTACGATATCACTGCACCTGACCTGAATCCAGATCTTATCGAGAACTTCAAGATGGCAGAGCGTGATGGCAAGAACGTCATCTTCGAGGCACAGGAATATCTTAAAATCCTGGGAATGTGCGAAGAGATGTTCAACCAGAAGCTATGGGTCAACGAAGATGGCCACATATGCGATGAGGAAGGTAATAGACTATCTGCCGACGGAGAACATCGTGTATTTGAGGTCATTAAAGGCAGAAAATGATATATTTCTAGTTTTTCATAGCTAGATTTGTTTAAATGATTGTCCTCTCTTGCCCGTGAGGGTAGGAGGGGATTTTTAAAATGGCTCCGATTAGCCAAAACTGGGAACTTCGGCTCCTATAGTAATAATAAAAGCCCTACGCAACACGGTTAAGCGAGAACGATATGAGTGATAAATTAGTAGTAAAGATTCTTATGATAGCTGGGCATATTGCCACAGTCATATCAATACTGATTGTACTAGGCAATCTGTATACAGCTTTATTTGGTTCTGACTTCAGGGTCGGGGCTGCAATGGAAAGAGTACTCATTGGTATTGCCTCTTTCGTGTCATCTGTTGCACTCATTGGTTTTGCATACATAGTAAAACACGTGTGTGGAATAAAAGATTAGTAATATTATAGTCGTTTGTCACATTACTGATAGAAGGTTATTATATGTGTATTTATTAGGACAACATCAATGTGCTCAAATTGTCCTTGCAAAGGAAGAATAATAGTTTTGAGTGTCATGAATGAAAAATTATACATAGAATTATTATTGACTTTATTTTTATATATTAAAATAATGAGATTATGAAGAAGTTATGTTTTGCAATAATGATACTCGCTGGAGCATCCGTTGTTTCTTGTAGTAGCGGTGATGATGATTATACACCTAGTTGGTTTGTGCATAAGAATCTAACTAAGGCTGATGGTGCAGATCATTATAATGCTGATCGCAAAATAAATATTCATGTAACAGCTGATGGCTCTTGCATGTAAGTATGGAGGAAAGATAATTTTAGAGGAAATTCACATTGTTACGATAGTTTGCTCAAATAGTTTTAAGGTAATTAATGTCTGTATAAATATCAGTTTTAGCTAAAAAGAAACACTATGAGTAAAGAAAAGTCTTTTAGTGGTATATATAAGGATGTTACATACGAAGATATTCTGTCGTATAAGAGATTCAAGAAGCTGTCTTTCCTGAAAGGCTATAGCCCAGAAGAGATAGCTAGGCATCTTTATGCCCAAGAAAATATATCGAAAGATAAATGGAAAGTTCTGAATATATTAAGCAAAGAGCTTTTCAATAAGAAAAGAGCTGAAGCTTATAAGCTGAAAATTCATAGTAATTATGATTATCTGTTAAACGAATTTGATAATAGAAGATTACCGGATGGTGTGTTCTCGGAGTCATTTGATAAAGGAGTTATTGCATGTGTAAAGGCAAAATCTGAAATCCCCTTCTATCAACAGTTTATCTGTGATTATTTTTTTGAATTCAATATTGACAGCATCATAGATTATGCCTATACATTACCAGAAGAACAAAAAGATATGTGTAAGACGTTGATTTATGCAGCTATACAATATTACAGAGATACCAATGACTCTAGAAAAATAATGTTGAATAATGCTCGACATAAAGAATATTCTAGTGATAAGGTTGATGACAGAGCCCAAAAAGACAAACTTATTTCAAAAATAAGTGAATCTGAAAATCATAGTGATGTTCCTGCCAAAGAAGTGCATCTTGACATGGTTTCCAAGCCAGAAGATCCTATTGATGCTAAGGAGAGAAAAGATAGAATCCGCTCTAAAGATGGTATTGATTATAGTGACCAACAGAAGAGAAAACAGGAAACAGGAGATATTGGCGAGAAATTAGTTCTTGCAAATGAAATCGAAAAAGCCAGAAAATGGGGGCTGTCAGAAGATTTGGTCTCTCAAATAAGAAGAGTCTCGTTGGAAAGCGATGATTATGGTTTTGATATACTCTCCTTTGACCAAAATGGAAGGGAACATTATATAGAGGTAAAGACAACCAAGGCTTCAAGCAACAGTTTGTCGTTTGTTCTCACGCAAAACGAATTAGACCATGCTAGAAAATATGGTAGTGCTTATTCTATAGTTATGGTATTTGACGTTGCGCAAAACCCTCGTATATGGGATATGGGAAATCCTTTTGTTAGTGAACCATGTAAAGTGAACATCAAACCGATTAAGTATTTGGTGGAAGTTAATGTAGATACGAAAGAATAATTATCTCTTATGCGAGGTAGTGAAGTTCTTCGCTGCTGATGGCAAGTATCTCGGCTCTACGGTTGCAGCCAATGGTGCTGCCTCTTATGCCGTTTCCGAGTCTTTGGTTATCGCCAAAGT
This Segatella copri DSM 18205 DNA region includes the following protein-coding sequences:
- a CDS encoding smalltalk protein, translating into MKANTWKTILQIAISVLTAIATTLGVTSCTL
- a CDS encoding LysO family transporter, encoding MLKIVMIMLCGIGTGYLLRNKKMSFIGRIITVLIWVLLFLLGIEVGSNPRIISGLQTLGLEAIALTLGGSLGSALFAWALWKYVTAKQAKSSAHAETGKGGKA
- a CDS encoding Rpn family recombination-promoting nuclease/putative transposase, encoding MYCVTDDDKHFIVEMQNRWVPFFAAAPFRLAPHALKGQKLLAQGNTLGINEI
- a CDS encoding HU family DNA-binding protein: MEVKGTLKYRKVQRTPQTGENAGKKKWYATSVTDREVDFEGFVSHISDHGSPYSRGTIHGVLMDALDHLQELILDGKSVRLSDLGLFSIGMSSKAEDTKEKVTAASVEGVHLIVRNTKSWSNAELRKKCKIQEYGGYIGTDEEGTTGGGDTTQGGGSDTSQGGSGTTGGGTQEGGGGGSQDSGDGLE
- a CDS encoding Rpn family recombination-promoting nuclease/putative transposase, whose protein sequence is MGRYINPFTDWGFKRLFGQEFSKDLLINFLNDLFEGEFQIKDVTFKDKEQLGDTNDLRGCIFDIYCVTDDDKHFIVEMQNRWVPFFVNRSIYYASKAFVAQRKKFDEAGVRTAILYQFVPVYVVCIMNFMPREHEVTKFRTDVALREKSSDSMFSDKLRFIYLSLPFFDKSEEECETGFEKWIYVLKYMEVLERLPFTAQKKIFDHLAKLADVRCLSSEEQEKYDESIKAADDYYSGLYGSYVEGEEKGMAKGRAEGMAKGMAKGMAKGMAKEKLDTAYRLLSMGLSEAQVSTATELPLEEIQKMRK
- a CDS encoding DUF3883 domain-containing protein — protein: MSKEKSFSGIYKDVTYEDILSYKRFKKLSFLKGYSPEEIARHLYAQENISKDKWKVLNILSKELFNKKRAEAYKLKIHSNYDYLLNEFDNRRLPDGVFSESFDKGVIACVKAKSEIPFYQQFICDYFFEFNIDSIIDYAYTLPEEQKDMCKTLIYAAIQYYRDTNDSRKIMLNNARHKEYSSDKVDDRAQKDKLISKISESENHSDVPAKEVHLDMVSKPEDPIDAKERKDRIRSKDGIDYSDQQKRKQETGDIGEKLVLANEIEKARKWGLSEDLVSQIRRVSLESDDYGFDILSFDQNGREHYIEVKTTKASSNSLSFVLTQNELDHARKYGSAYSIVMVFDVAQNPRIWDMGNPFVSEPCKVNIKPIKYLVEVNVDTKE
- a CDS encoding lysine exporter LysO family protein; amino-acid sequence: MKGSLIIVSFFVLGIIVGLCDVIPAGLLDSDVSYCALCCLMFCVGISIGCDTSVLKSFKKVNPRLMMLPVMTILGTLAGCAAVSLILSHRQLTDCLAIGSGFGYYSLSSIFITEYRGAELGTIALLANIFREILTLLCAPLLAKYFGKLAPISVGGATTMDTTLPIITRYSGESFIIVSIFHGFCVDFSVPFLVTFFCSL